The Sagittula sp. P11 genome window below encodes:
- a CDS encoding pyrimidine 5'-nucleotidase has translation MDRFSRLRTWVFDLDNTLYPPAMRLFDQIEAKMTAFVMEALSVSHKAADELRHRYWMDHGTTLAGLMTHHGVDPERYLTEVHDISFDALTPDPHLAELIGQLPGRRVVYTNGSAPYAAQVLKARGLEHAFDAIYGVEDADYLPKPHADAFAKIFAKEEFDPAEAVMFEDDPRNLAVPHGLGMVTVHVAPEAAPADHIHHHTDDLTGFLDRVKKHTRR, from the coding sequence ATGGACCGTTTTTCCCGACTGCGCACCTGGGTCTTCGACCTCGACAACACGCTCTACCCGCCCGCGATGCGGCTCTTCGACCAGATCGAGGCGAAGATGACCGCCTTCGTGATGGAGGCCCTGTCGGTCTCTCACAAGGCCGCCGACGAATTGCGCCACCGCTACTGGATGGACCACGGCACGACGCTGGCCGGGCTGATGACCCACCACGGCGTCGATCCGGAGCGGTACCTGACGGAGGTGCACGACATCTCCTTCGACGCGCTGACCCCCGATCCGCACCTCGCCGAGCTGATCGGCCAGTTGCCGGGACGGCGGGTGGTCTACACCAACGGCAGCGCCCCCTACGCCGCGCAGGTGCTGAAGGCGCGCGGACTGGAACATGCCTTCGACGCGATCTACGGCGTGGAGGATGCCGACTACCTGCCGAAGCCGCACGCCGATGCCTTTGCGAAGATCTTCGCCAAGGAAGAATTCGATCCGGCCGAGGCTGTGATGTTCGAGGACGACCCGAGGAACCTCGCCGTGCCGCACGGTCTCGGCATGGTGACGGTGCACGTCGCCCCCGAGGCTGCGCCAGCGGACCACATCCATCATCACACCGACGATCTGACCGGGTTTCTCGACCGCGTGAAGAAGCACACGCGGCGGTGA
- a CDS encoding UbiH/UbiF family hydroxylase has translation MDYDITISGGGIAGLTAAAAFAQAGFSTLVVDPAPPVTEREAEGSDLRTTAFLQPAQSFLDEVGLWQRLAGHAMPLQTMRIVDAGGAAPEPRVVKDFDAGDISDKPFGWNLPNWLLRREMAARLGELAQVDFRPGTATTGLFTREGEARVSLSDGSRIRTRLVIAADGRNSPMRQAAGIGVHTTRFGQKALAYAVTHPIPHGNVSTEVHRTGGPFTLVPLPDFEGRPSSAIVWMDDGPKSEKRMTLDKAAFEAEMSERSCHLFGPLELASRRSIWPIIAQEAEHLTGQRLALVAEAAHVVPPIGAQGLNMSLRDLVTLRDLAVAHPDRLGDAEMLDTYHRRRITDIRARVAGITALNRISQMSSQPLRDLRARGLDALYGLKPVRTSLMKMGLGAGG, from the coding sequence ATGGATTACGACATCACGATCTCGGGCGGCGGCATCGCGGGACTGACCGCGGCCGCCGCATTTGCACAAGCCGGTTTCTCGACGCTGGTGGTCGACCCGGCCCCCCCGGTGACAGAGCGCGAGGCCGAAGGCTCCGACCTGCGCACCACCGCCTTCCTGCAGCCGGCACAGAGCTTCCTCGATGAGGTCGGCCTCTGGCAGCGGCTCGCCGGTCACGCCATGCCGCTGCAGACAATGCGCATCGTCGACGCAGGGGGCGCGGCGCCGGAGCCGCGCGTGGTCAAGGACTTCGACGCCGGCGACATCTCCGACAAGCCCTTCGGATGGAACCTGCCCAACTGGCTGCTACGGCGTGAAATGGCGGCGCGGCTCGGTGAACTGGCGCAGGTCGACTTCCGTCCCGGCACCGCCACGACCGGCCTCTTCACCCGCGAGGGCGAGGCGCGCGTCTCGCTCTCCGACGGCAGCCGCATCCGCACGCGGCTGGTGATCGCCGCCGACGGGCGCAATTCGCCGATGCGTCAGGCGGCGGGGATCGGCGTTCACACCACGCGCTTCGGGCAGAAGGCGCTGGCCTACGCCGTGACCCACCCGATCCCGCACGGCAACGTCTCGACCGAAGTGCATCGCACCGGCGGGCCCTTCACGCTGGTGCCGCTGCCGGATTTCGAAGGCCGCCCCTCCTCCGCCATTGTCTGGATGGATGACGGCCCGAAGTCCGAAAAGCGCATGACGCTCGACAAGGCGGCGTTCGAAGCGGAGATGTCGGAACGGTCCTGCCACCTGTTCGGGCCGCTGGAGCTGGCCTCGCGCCGCAGCATCTGGCCGATCATCGCGCAGGAGGCCGAACACCTCACTGGCCAGCGCCTCGCGCTTGTCGCTGAAGCCGCGCATGTGGTGCCGCCCATCGGCGCACAGGGGCTGAACATGAGCCTGCGCGATCTGGTTACGCTGCGCGACCTTGCCGTGGCACATCCCGACCGGCTGGGAGATGCGGAGATGCTCGATACCTACCACCGCCGCCGGATCACCGATATCCGGGCGCGGGTCGCAGGGATCACCGCTCTGAACCGGATCTCGCAGATGTCGTCGCAACCGCTGCGCGACCTGCGGGCCAGGGGGCTCGACGCGCTCTACGGCCTGAAACCGGTGCGCACATCGCTGATGAAGATGGGGCTCGGCGCGGGCGGCTGA
- a CDS encoding aminotransferase class V-fold PLP-dependent enzyme — MAALLDNIDPEGLEEFSVVFTDRSLNHMSAAFQQVMRDISGMLREVYNADAVALVPGGGTYGMEAVARQFGQGTDVLVVRNGWFSYRWSQILEAGKFGGETTVLKARRPGNATDAPFSPAPIEEVEARIAEAKPGIVFAPHVETSAGMILPDDYIRRMAAAAHDVGALMVLDCIASGCVWVDMKDCGVDVLVSAPQKGWSATPCAGLVMMSERAVARLEETTSDSFAVDLKKWRQIMMAYEDGGHAYHATMPTDGLRAFRDAMAETKAYGFTRLKEAQWALGNAVRDLFAEKGVKSVAAVGFAAPGVAVFYTSDPDVKSGKAFAAQGMQIAAGVPLAVDEGPEFSTFRIGLFGLDKLYDVDGTVARLKRVVDAVF; from the coding sequence ATGGCTGCTTTGCTCGACAACATCGACCCGGAGGGGCTCGAGGAGTTTTCGGTGGTCTTCACCGACCGTTCGCTGAACCACATGTCGGCGGCATTCCAGCAGGTGATGCGCGACATCTCGGGCATGCTGCGCGAAGTCTACAACGCCGATGCGGTGGCGCTTGTCCCCGGCGGCGGCACCTATGGGATGGAGGCGGTGGCCCGCCAGTTCGGCCAGGGCACCGACGTTCTGGTGGTGCGCAACGGCTGGTTCTCCTACCGCTGGTCGCAGATCTTGGAGGCCGGCAAGTTCGGCGGCGAGACGACGGTGCTGAAGGCCCGCCGCCCCGGCAACGCCACCGACGCCCCGTTCTCGCCCGCGCCGATCGAGGAAGTGGAAGCCAGGATCGCCGAAGCGAAACCCGGCATCGTCTTCGCCCCTCACGTGGAGACCTCGGCCGGAATGATCCTGCCCGATGACTACATCCGGCGTATGGCGGCGGCGGCGCATGACGTGGGCGCGCTGATGGTGCTGGACTGCATCGCCTCGGGCTGCGTCTGGGTCGACATGAAGGATTGCGGCGTGGACGTGCTGGTCTCGGCCCCGCAGAAGGGCTGGTCGGCGACGCCCTGCGCGGGCCTTGTCATGATGTCCGAACGCGCGGTGGCCCGGCTGGAGGAGACGACCTCCGACAGTTTCGCCGTGGACCTGAAGAAGTGGCGCCAGATCATGATGGCCTACGAGGACGGCGGCCACGCTTACCATGCCACCATGCCGACCGACGGCCTGCGCGCCTTCCGCGACGCCATGGCAGAGACCAAGGCCTACGGCTTCACCCGCCTGAAGGAGGCGCAATGGGCGCTGGGGAACGCGGTGCGGGACCTTTTCGCCGAGAAGGGTGTGAAATCGGTCGCGGCAGTAGGGTTTGCCGCGCCGGGTGTCGCGGTGTTCTACACCTCCGACCCGGATGTGAAGTCGGGCAAGGCCTTTGCCGCGCAAGGCATGCAGATCGCCGCGGGCGTGCCTCTGGCCGTGGACGAGGGTCCGGAGTTCTCGACCTTCCGGATCGGGCTGTTCGGCCTCGACAAGCTCTATGACGTGGATGGCACGGTGGCGCGGCTGAAGCGCGTCGTCGACGCGGTGTTCTGA
- a CDS encoding Hint domain-containing protein, whose protein sequence is MADTTILLNAYSIVGGPKLSVVNHGGNFDEGGMLLRDAEFLWEHDDIILIEVTDATEDGGVSHASEITRITVYDNAADYFAGTTKYVYEGDNGQNGTIRGNTAGVGDNYLRLNANVLTSDDPDAPDLNQLFLVAGTDLSDVVYNGVPLFIDQYRDNDYNANDTIDGGSSEQADGIFHGGAGGNDIYVVLCFARGTLIETPDGPRYVETLKEGDLVVTQDDGPQPVMWAGSDRQPGIGPNAPVRIRAGALGNLRDLVVSQNHRMLFSGPRAELMFGQTEVLVAAKHLVDGRDILIEECPVVHYYHLLFERHQIIFAEGCPAESLHLGSQALKTVGPQERDEIIARFPDLSQRPDTGPLSRYELKRYEALALRRSA, encoded by the coding sequence ATGGCGGACACAACGATCCTCCTCAATGCGTACAGCATTGTGGGCGGCCCGAAGCTTTCGGTCGTCAACCACGGGGGCAATTTCGACGAGGGCGGCATGCTCCTCAGGGACGCCGAGTTCCTGTGGGAACACGACGACATTATCCTCATCGAGGTGACGGACGCCACCGAGGACGGCGGCGTCAGCCATGCGTCGGAAATCACCCGGATCACCGTCTACGACAACGCCGCGGACTACTTCGCCGGGACGACGAAATACGTCTACGAGGGCGACAACGGGCAGAACGGCACGATCCGCGGAAACACCGCGGGCGTCGGCGACAACTACCTGCGGTTGAACGCGAACGTCCTGACATCTGACGATCCGGACGCGCCCGACCTCAACCAGCTTTTCCTCGTCGCCGGGACCGACCTGTCGGACGTGGTCTACAACGGCGTGCCGCTGTTCATCGACCAGTACAGGGACAACGACTACAACGCCAACGACACCATCGACGGCGGCAGCAGCGAGCAGGCCGACGGGATCTTTCACGGCGGCGCGGGCGGCAATGACATCTACGTGGTGCTCTGCTTTGCGCGCGGCACGCTGATCGAGACGCCGGACGGCCCGCGTTATGTCGAGACGCTGAAGGAAGGCGACCTGGTGGTCACGCAGGACGACGGACCGCAGCCGGTGATGTGGGCCGGGTCCGACCGGCAGCCGGGGATCGGGCCGAACGCGCCGGTCCGCATCCGCGCAGGCGCCCTGGGCAACCTGCGCGACCTTGTCGTGTCACAGAACCACCGCATGCTGTTCAGCGGGCCGCGGGCGGAGCTGATGTTCGGCCAGACGGAGGTGCTGGTCGCGGCCAAGCACCTTGTCGACGGGCGGGACATCCTGATCGAGGAATGCCCGGTCGTACACTACTATCACCTGCTGTTCGAACGTCACCAAATCATCTTCGCCGAAGGGTGTCCGGCGGAGTCGCTGCATCTGGGCAGCCAGGCGCTGAAGACGGTGGGCCCCCAGGAACGCGACGAGATCATCGCCCGCTTCCCGGACCTGTCGCAGCGGCCGGACACGGGCCCCCTCTCCCGCTACGAACTGAAGCGCTACGAGGCGCTGGCGCTCAGGCGGTCGGCCTGA
- a CDS encoding Lrp/AsnC family transcriptional regulator: MIDLDDIDRALLRALAEDATASAGALGRELGLSQPACWRRIKRLREAGLFRNTRLDLDAQALGFGVTVFLGVKLATKGRVSLQDFERAVSAIPEVQTVEHVLGAYDYRLRVVARDIADFERVLRRRIMTLPGVGNLDANVMLSEERRPGPLFAI; the protein is encoded by the coding sequence GTGATCGACCTCGACGACATCGACCGCGCGCTGCTCAGGGCACTGGCGGAGGACGCCACCGCAAGCGCGGGCGCACTGGGGCGCGAACTCGGCCTGTCGCAACCGGCCTGCTGGCGGCGGATCAAACGGCTGCGCGAGGCGGGCCTTTTCCGCAACACGCGGCTCGACCTCGACGCGCAGGCGCTGGGGTTCGGTGTGACGGTCTTCCTCGGGGTGAAGCTGGCGACCAAGGGCCGCGTCAGCCTGCAGGACTTCGAACGCGCGGTGTCCGCCATCCCGGAGGTGCAGACCGTGGAACACGTCCTCGGCGCCTACGATTACCGGCTGCGCGTGGTGGCGCGCGACATCGCGGACTTCGAGCGTGTCCTGCGGCGCCGGATCATGACGCTGCCGGGGGTCGGCAACCTCGATGCCAACGTGATGCTGTCCGAGGAACGCAGGCCGGGGCCGCTGTTCGCGATCTGA
- a CDS encoding Lrp/AsnC family transcriptional regulator, protein MLDDTDRRILRHYQADPDSPATELAERAGVTASTLARRLERLRETGVLKGVRGVIDWHALGYEVEVSLRVTLDKTQPRAFDTFIAAAREVPEVLEIQTFLGQVDVRLAVIARDMPHYQRIYRERLLDLPHIQDIEALMHVARLKDEETLPL, encoded by the coding sequence ATGCTCGACGACACGGACAGACGCATTCTTCGGCACTACCAGGCCGACCCTGACTCACCCGCCACCGAACTGGCGGAGCGCGCCGGCGTGACCGCTTCGACCTTGGCGCGGCGGCTGGAACGGCTGCGCGAGACCGGCGTGCTGAAGGGGGTGCGCGGTGTCATCGACTGGCACGCGCTGGGGTACGAGGTCGAGGTCAGCCTGCGTGTCACGCTGGACAAGACCCAGCCGCGCGCCTTCGACACCTTCATCGCTGCTGCCCGCGAGGTGCCGGAGGTGCTTGAGATCCAGACCTTCCTCGGGCAGGTGGACGTGCGCCTCGCCGTGATCGCCCGCGACATGCCGCATTACCAGCGCATCTACCGCGAGCGGCTGCTGGACCTGCCGCACATCCAGGACATCGAGGCGCTGATGCACGTCGCCCGCCTCAAGGACGAGGAGACGCTGCCGCTGTGA
- the ilvC gene encoding ketol-acid reductoisomerase, protein MRVYYDRDCDVNLIKDKKVAILGYGSQGHAHALNLRDSGAKNVAIALREGSPSAKKCEAEGLQVMGISEAAAWCDVIMFTMPDELQAETYKKYVHDHLKEGSAIAFAHGLNVHFGLIEPKAGVDVIMMAPKGPGHTVRGEYTKGGGVPCLVAVHNDATGKALEIGLSYCSAIGGGRSGIIETNFRQECETDLFGEQAVLCGGLVELIRMGFETLVEAGYEPEMAYFECLHEVKLIVDLIYEGGIANMNYSISNTAEYGEYVSGPRILPYAETKARMKEVLTDIQTGKFVRDFMQENAVGQPFFKATRRINDEHQIEQVGEKLREMMPWISAGKMVDKSKN, encoded by the coding sequence ATGCGCGTTTACTATGACCGCGATTGCGACGTTAACCTGATCAAGGACAAGAAGGTCGCGATCCTGGGTTACGGCAGCCAGGGCCACGCCCACGCCCTGAACCTGCGCGATTCTGGCGCCAAGAACGTTGCCATCGCGTTGCGCGAGGGTTCGCCCTCCGCCAAGAAGTGCGAAGCCGAAGGCCTGCAGGTCATGGGCATCTCGGAAGCGGCAGCATGGTGCGACGTCATCATGTTCACCATGCCCGACGAGCTTCAGGCCGAGACCTACAAGAAATACGTGCACGACCACCTGAAGGAAGGCTCCGCCATTGCCTTCGCACACGGCCTGAACGTGCACTTCGGCCTGATCGAGCCGAAGGCCGGCGTCGACGTCATCATGATGGCGCCGAAGGGCCCGGGCCACACCGTGCGCGGCGAATACACCAAGGGCGGCGGCGTGCCCTGCCTCGTGGCCGTGCACAACGACGCCACCGGCAAGGCGCTGGAAATCGGCCTGTCCTACTGCTCTGCCATCGGCGGCGGCCGCTCGGGCATCATCGAGACCAACTTCCGCCAGGAATGCGAAACCGACCTGTTCGGCGAGCAGGCCGTGCTGTGCGGCGGCCTTGTCGAGCTGATCCGCATGGGCTTCGAGACGCTGGTCGAGGCCGGTTACGAGCCGGAAATGGCGTATTTCGAGTGCCTGCACGAGGTGAAGCTGATCGTGGACCTGATCTACGAAGGCGGCATCGCGAACATGAACTACTCGATCTCGAACACCGCCGAGTACGGCGAGTACGTCTCCGGCCCGCGCATCCTGCCCTACGCCGAGACCAAGGCCCGCATGAAGGAGGTCCTGACGGACATCCAGACCGGCAAATTCGTGCGTGATTTCATGCAGGAAAACGCCGTGGGCCAGCCGTTCTTCAAGGCGACCCGCCGGATCAACGACGAGCACCAGATCGAGCAGGTCGGCGAGAAGCTGCGCGAGATGATGCCGTGGATCTCTGCCGGCAAGATGGTCGACAAGTCCAAGAACTGA
- a CDS encoding hemerythrin domain-containing protein: protein MTYDINTREGLPPEMRTLYRDLPRDGWLDHPGLKQATRNWMGAHLGFRHTGALLKAETERFLDKETPADLYAERLGYFGHRLVVSLHGHHTWEDRSFFPELEEADPRFARGLEMLESDHATLDETLDRLTRQANRVIALETLDPAQMTEEAGPLHDTVTSLTSFLERHLTDEEDLVVPIILHHRLRG from the coding sequence ATGACTTACGACATCAACACGCGCGAGGGGCTTCCGCCCGAAATGCGGACCCTCTATCGGGACCTGCCACGCGACGGCTGGCTGGATCACCCGGGCCTGAAACAAGCGACCCGCAACTGGATGGGCGCACACCTGGGCTTTCGCCACACCGGCGCGCTCCTGAAGGCCGAGACGGAGCGGTTCCTCGACAAGGAGACGCCCGCCGACCTCTACGCGGAGCGGCTGGGGTACTTCGGGCACCGGCTGGTGGTGAGCCTGCACGGGCATCACACCTGGGAGGACCGCAGCTTCTTCCCGGAACTCGAAGAGGCCGATCCCCGGTTCGCCCGCGGGCTGGAGATGCTGGAGAGCGACCACGCCACGCTGGACGAGACGCTGGACCGGCTGACCCGGCAGGCCAACCGGGTGATCGCGCTGGAAACGCTCGACCCCGCGCAGATGACCGAAGAGGCCGGGCCGCTGCACGACACGGTGACCTCGCTGACGAGCTTCCTCGAACGGCACCTGACCGACGAGGAGGACCTTGTGGTGCCGATCATCCTGCACCACCGGCTGCGCGGCTGA
- a CDS encoding DMT family transporter, with translation MTPEITPRSWAMVGSLGLVWGATFLFIEIALQGITPFWLAAYRIGFAALLTLAVWALRGGALWLTVKRNWPSLILIGVLSSGLPFMLLGWGQQYATSGFAGVSMAAVALMVLPLAHVLVPGERMTARRALGFAVGFAGVVVLIGPEALQASGDAMEPWGRLACLGAACCYAISSVAMRRLPPIDAIGLAAVPLVIGALFVLPLAWVQEGPPPLPQGQTLVVLAVLGLVPTAGANLLRVLVIRSAGPVFMSLTNYQVPLWSVALGVIVLGEPLRASLLVALVLILAGVFLSQWGALRRLFLR, from the coding sequence ATGACACCAGAGATCACGCCCCGCAGCTGGGCCATGGTCGGGAGCCTCGGCCTTGTCTGGGGTGCGACCTTCCTCTTCATCGAGATTGCCCTGCAGGGCATCACGCCGTTCTGGCTGGCCGCCTACCGCATCGGCTTTGCGGCGCTGCTGACGCTCGCCGTCTGGGCGCTGCGCGGCGGGGCGCTGTGGCTGACGGTCAAGCGCAACTGGCCGTCGCTGATCCTGATCGGGGTGCTGTCCTCGGGCCTGCCCTTCATGCTGCTGGGCTGGGGCCAGCAATACGCGACCTCGGGCTTTGCAGGCGTCAGCATGGCGGCGGTGGCGCTGATGGTGCTGCCGCTGGCGCATGTCCTCGTGCCGGGCGAGCGGATGACGGCGCGCCGGGCGCTGGGATTCGCGGTGGGCTTTGCCGGGGTCGTGGTGCTGATCGGACCGGAGGCGCTGCAGGCCAGCGGCGACGCGATGGAGCCGTGGGGGAGGCTCGCCTGCCTCGGCGCGGCCTGCTGCTATGCGATAAGCTCGGTCGCGATGCGCCGGCTGCCGCCGATCGACGCCATCGGGCTGGCGGCGGTGCCGCTGGTGATCGGCGCGCTTTTCGTGCTGCCGCTGGCCTGGGTGCAGGAAGGCCCGCCGCCGCTGCCGCAGGGCCAGACGCTCGTGGTACTGGCGGTGCTGGGGCTGGTGCCGACGGCGGGGGCGAACCTCCTGCGCGTTCTGGTGATCCGCTCTGCCGGGCCGGTCTTCATGAGCCTGACGAACTACCAGGTGCCGCTGTGGTCCGTCGCTCTGGGGGTGATCGTGCTGGGAGAGCCGCTGCGCGCCTCGCTTCTGGTGGCGCTGGTGCTGATCCTCGCGGGGGTGTTCCTGAGCCAGTGGGGCGCGCTCAGGCGGCTGTTCCTGCGCTGA